ATAATACATTAGCTAATGTAATATTAGATAGGTTATTAGACCATTGTAATGTTATTAATATTAATGGTAAATCTTATAGAGTTAGAGATTATTATCAAGAATAAGAACGACATTCTTATTTTGACAAAATACTACATTTTTATATTGACATTAACAAATAGAAGGAATTATCTAATTTTTTTAGATTAATCCCTTCTATTTTTTTGAGGAGACTATTGAGGAAGAAAAAAACTCTTACTTTTCAACAGCCCCTTATAATTCTATGAAATTAATTTTATGTCCTGTATATTCAAAAAATCTTTCAAAATCTTTAAATTGAATATTTAATGTTTTAGTATTAATAAATGGATGAGCGCCTATTGTTGTTGAAGTATCTATGGCAGTATCTACAATTAGATTAACCTTATAATCCTTATCGAATAATAAACCAAATGGTGTTAAAATACCAGGTTTACAACCTGTTAATTCTATCATAGTATCGCTACTTGCAAATGAAAGTCTTTTTTCTTCTAGTTTTTCTGCTAAATCAGTTAGGTTTAATGACTTTTCATCATGTATTAAAACTAGATATATATTATTAGTTTTTTTTGCCTTTAATAAAAGGTTTTTAACTTGTTGCCCCTCTAATTCAAATAAGTGATCTTTTACTGAAGATATTGCTTCATGTTCTAAAGTTTTATATTCAATATTCATTTCTTTTAATAAATTATAAATCATTTGTTCATTTCCCATAAAAATACCTCCTTAGTATATATATAAATAATATCACAAAAAAATATATTTTTAAAGTAAGTTTTACGTTGCCATTTTGTTGCATTAAATACAAAAAATATTGTATAATATAAATAATGTAAAAAATATTGAAAGTAGGAATAAATATGAAAAAAAGAGTAGTTTTAGGGATGTCTGGAGGTGTTGATTCATCTGTTGCAGCAGTTTTACTTAAAGAGGCAGGTTATGAAGTTATAGGAGTATTTATGAAAAACTGGGAAGAACAAGATGAAAATGGGGTTTGTATGGCAGATATTGACTATGAAGATGTCATAGCAGTTGCAGAACAATTAGATATACCATATTATTCAGTGAATTTTGTTAAAGAATATTGGGATAGAGTATTTGAATACTTTTTATCAGAATATAGGCTTGCAAGAACGCCAAATCCAGATGTAATGTGTAATAAAGAAATTAAATTTAAAGCTTTTTTAGATTATGCTAATAAATTAGGAGCAGATTATATTGCTACAGGACATTATGCGAGACTTACAACTAATGAAAAAGGAGAGAAAGTTTTATTAAGAGGTCTAGATAATAATAAAGACCAAAGTTATTTTTTATGCGGTTTAAGTCAAAAACAAC
This window of the Streptobacillus canis genome carries:
- a CDS encoding YbaK/EbsC family protein; the protein is MGNEQMIYNLLKEMNIEYKTLEHEAISSVKDHLFELEGQQVKNLLLKAKKTNNIYLVLIHDEKSLNLTDLAEKLEEKRLSFASSDTMIELTGCKPGILTPFGLLFDKDYKVNLIVDTAIDTSTTIGAHPFINTKTLNIQFKDFERFFEYTGHKINFIEL